The proteins below come from a single Onychomys torridus chromosome 18, mOncTor1.1, whole genome shotgun sequence genomic window:
- the LOC118570048 gene encoding gametogenetin-binding protein 1-like, which yields MAAQARTPRSRSRILGCSSLLRFLRSLVGRKGGSKKSQTKSLPNPSQEQDVVSPRMGRQGGRGRREPRLHAMVPRVLSAVPSNPPLQDALGLGTGDMGSQTLTSKDTLKLKAQGVEVTSVPTREIREVLGHQSEKKGEEEEPAGEAPGASGVSDREHFAQTLETEQGGLQWVPGPLALIPGAFVSEGEEGHRLIEIGDLRLTSCKAGPTPWNYLLGLYKQLQKSAMAKAQRPAVPQFALKDDLSHEEKEEREEVEEDRYLKLCAPCVATVQSPLQKTFRSTDTVGFVESELKKILKVRRESRLWKVGSPEGRELLTRPDITLEEAGMVDGQHLLLEEMDDMGNWPPPE from the exons ATGGCGGCCCAGGCTCGGACTCCTCGGTCACGGTCACGAATCTTGGGCTGCTCCTCCCTGTTGCGATTTCTTCGAAGCTTGGTGGGGAGGAAGGGCGGTTCTAAGAAGTCCCAGACCAAGAGCCTGCCCAACCCCTCACAGGAGCAGGATGTTGTCTCCCCAAGGATGGGCCGCCAGGGAGGTCGTGGGAGGAGGGAACCACGGCTACACGCCATGGTACCCAGGGTCCTGTCTGCAGTCCCCTCAAACCCACCGCTGCAAGATGCCTTAGGGCTGGGCACAGGGGACATGGGGTCCCAGACCCTCACCTCCAAGGACACCCTGAAGCTCAAGGCGCAGGGTGTAGAGGTGACATCGGTCCCCACCAGAGAAATCAGGGAGGTTCTGGGGCACCAgtctgaaaagaaaggagaggaggaagagccagcaGGGGAGGCCCCTGGGGCCTCAGGAGTCTCAGACAG GGAACACTTTGCCCAGACCCTGGAGACAGAACAAGGAGGTCTGCAGTGGGTTCCGGGACCACTGGCACTCATCCCTGGGGCCTTCGTCAGCGAGGGAGAGGAGGGGCACCGTCTAATCGAGATTG GAGACCTCAGGCTGACCTCTTGCAAGGCGGGGCCCACCCCGTGGAACTATCTCCTCGGCTTGTACAAGCAACTCCAGAAGTCAGCCATGGCCAAG GCTCAGAGACCAGCCGTGCCTCAGTTTGCTCTCAAGGATGACTTGTCCcatgaggagaaagaggagcgagaagaagtggaggaggacCGTTACCTCAAGCTGTGTGCCCCCTGTGTCGCTACCGTCCAATCTCCACTGCAGAAGACTTTCAGGTCCACAGATACAGTGG GTTTTGTGGAGTCAGAGCTGAAGAAGATTCTGAAGGTGAGACGTGAGTCCCGCCTCTGGAAGGTGGGCAGCCCGGAGGGCCGGGAGCTGCTGACCCGGCCAGACATCACGCTGGAGGAGGCCGGCATGGTGGACGGCCAG CACCTGCTCCTGGAGGAGATGGATGACATGGGGAACTGGCCTCCTCCAGAATGA